In Taeniopygia guttata chromosome Z, bTaeGut7.mat, whole genome shotgun sequence, one genomic interval encodes:
- the TPM2 gene encoding tropomyosin beta chain isoform X11 — MASASSIDAVKKKIQSLQQVADEAEERAEHLQREADAERQARERAEAEVASLNRRIQLVEEELDRAQERLATALQKLEEAEKAADESERGMKVIENRAMKDEEKMELQEMQLKEAKHIAEEADRKYEEVARKLVVLEGELERSEERAEVAESKCGDLEEELKIVTNNLKSLEAQADKYSTKEDKYEEEIKLLGEKLKEAETRAEFAERSVAKLEKTIDDLEDEVYAQKMKYKAISEELDNALNDITSL, encoded by the exons ATGGCCAGCGCCAGCTCCATCGATGCCGTCAAGAAGAAGATCCAAAGCCTGCAGCAGGTGGCCGACGAGGCGGAGGAGCGCGCCGAGCACCTGCAGCGGGAGGCCGATGCCGAGCGGCAGGCCCGGGAGCGG GCTGAGGCTGAAGTGGCTTCCCTCAACCGCCGTATCCAGCTGGTAGAGGAGGAGCTGGACCGTGCCCAGGAGCGTTTGGCCACTGCCCTGCAGAAGCTGGAGGAagctgagaaggcagctgatgaGAGCGAGAG AGGCATGAAGGTCATCGAAAACAGGGCCATGAAAGATGAAGAGAAGATGGAACTCCAGGAAATGCAGCTGAAGGAGGCGAAGCACATTGCAGAGGAGGCTGACCGCAAATATGAGGAG GTTGCCCGCAAGCTGGTCGTTCTTGAGGGAGAGCTGGAGCGCTCAGAGGAGAGGGCAGAGGTGGCAGAGAG TAAATGTGGTGACCTAGAGGAGGAGCTGAAAATTGTCACCAACAACTTGAAGTCCCTGGAGGCCCAGGCTGACAAG TATTCCACCAAGGAGGATAAGTATGAGGAGGAAATCAAGCTTCTGGGGGAAAAGCTGAAGGAG GCTGAGACCCGGGCGGAGTTTGCCGAGAGGTCTGTGGCGAAGCTGGAGAAAACCATTGATGACCTAGAAG ATGAAGTGTATGCACAGAAGATGAAGTACAAAGCCATCAGTGAGGAGCTGGACAATGCACTTAATGACATCACCTCCCTCTGA
- the TPM2 gene encoding tropomyosin beta chain isoform X8, whose product MASASSIDAVKKKIQSLQQVADEAEERAEHLQREADAERQARERAEAEVASLNRRIQLVEEELDRAQERLATALQKLEEAEKAADESERGMKVIENRAMKDEEKMELQEMQLKEAKHIAEEADRKYEEVARKLVVLEGELERSEERAEVAESKCGDLEEELKIVTNNLKSLEAQADKYSTKEDKYEEEIKLLGEKLKEAETRAEFAERSVAKLEKTIDDLEESLASAKEENVGIHQVLDQTLLELNNL is encoded by the exons ATGGCCAGCGCCAGCTCCATCGATGCCGTCAAGAAGAAGATCCAAAGCCTGCAGCAGGTGGCCGACGAGGCGGAGGAGCGCGCCGAGCACCTGCAGCGGGAGGCCGATGCCGAGCGGCAGGCCCGGGAGCGG GCTGAGGCTGAAGTGGCTTCCCTCAACCGCCGTATCCAGCTGGTAGAGGAGGAGCTGGACCGTGCCCAGGAGCGTTTGGCCACTGCCCTGCAGAAGCTGGAGGAagctgagaaggcagctgatgaGAGCGAGAG AGGCATGAAGGTCATCGAAAACAGGGCCATGAAAGATGAAGAGAAGATGGAACTCCAGGAAATGCAGCTGAAGGAGGCGAAGCACATTGCAGAGGAGGCTGACCGCAAATATGAGGAG GTTGCCCGCAAGCTGGTCGTTCTTGAGGGAGAGCTGGAGCGCTCAGAGGAGAGGGCAGAGGTGGCAGAGAG TAAATGTGGTGACCTAGAGGAGGAGCTGAAAATTGTCACCAACAACTTGAAGTCCCTGGAGGCCCAGGCTGACAAG TATTCCACCAAGGAGGATAAGTATGAGGAGGAAATCAAGCTTCTGGGGGAAAAGCTGAAGGAG GCTGAGACCCGGGCGGAGTTTGCCGAGAGGTCTGTGGCGAAGCTGGAGAAAACCATTGATGACCTAGAAG AGAGCCTGGCCAGTGCCAAAGAGGAGAACGTGGGGATACACCAGGTCCTGGACCAGACCTTACTGGAGCTGAACAAcctctga
- the TPM2 gene encoding tropomyosin beta chain isoform X7, which translates to MASASSIDAVKKKIQSLQQVADEAEERAEHLQREADAERQARERAEAEVASLNRRIQLVEEELDRAQERLATALQKLEEAEKAADESERGMKVIENRAMKDEEKMELQEMQLKEAKHIAEEADRKYEEVARKLVVLEGELERSEERAEVAESRVRQLEEELRTMDQSLKSLIASEEEYSTKEDKYEEEIKLLGEKLKEAETRAEFAERSVAKLEKTIDDLEDEVYAQKMKYKAISEELDNALNDITSL; encoded by the exons ATGGCCAGCGCCAGCTCCATCGATGCCGTCAAGAAGAAGATCCAAAGCCTGCAGCAGGTGGCCGACGAGGCGGAGGAGCGCGCCGAGCACCTGCAGCGGGAGGCCGATGCCGAGCGGCAGGCCCGGGAGCGG GCTGAGGCTGAAGTGGCTTCCCTCAACCGCCGTATCCAGCTGGTAGAGGAGGAGCTGGACCGTGCCCAGGAGCGTTTGGCCACTGCCCTGCAGAAGCTGGAGGAagctgagaaggcagctgatgaGAGCGAGAG AGGCATGAAGGTCATCGAAAACAGGGCCATGAAAGATGAAGAGAAGATGGAACTCCAGGAAATGCAGCTGAAGGAGGCGAAGCACATTGCAGAGGAGGCTGACCGCAAATATGAGGAG GTTGCCCGCAAGCTGGTCGTTCTTGAGGGAGAGCTGGAGCGCTCAGAGGAGAGGGCAGAGGTGGCAGAGAG CCGAGTGAGACAGTTGGAAGAAGAGCTGCGGACCATGGACCAGTCTCTCAAATCCCTCATTGCCTCAGAGGAAGAG TATTCCACCAAGGAGGATAAGTATGAGGAGGAAATCAAGCTTCTGGGGGAAAAGCTGAAGGAG GCTGAGACCCGGGCGGAGTTTGCCGAGAGGTCTGTGGCGAAGCTGGAGAAAACCATTGATGACCTAGAAG ATGAAGTGTATGCACAGAAGATGAAGTACAAAGCCATCAGTGAGGAGCTGGACAATGCACTTAATGACATCACCTCCCTCTGA
- the TPM2 gene encoding tropomyosin beta chain isoform X9 yields MASASSIDAVKKKIQSLQQVADEAEERAEHLQREADAERQARERAEAEVASLNRRIQLVEEELDRAQERLATALQKLEEAEKAADESERGMKVIENRAMKDEEKMELQEMQLKEAKHIAEEADRKYEEVARKLVVLEGELERSEERAEVAESKCGDLEEELKIVTNNLKSLEAQADKYSTKEDKYEEEIKLLGEKLKEAETRAEFAERSVAKLEKTIDDLEERSQQEAEKNRVLTNELRVILTELNN; encoded by the exons ATGGCCAGCGCCAGCTCCATCGATGCCGTCAAGAAGAAGATCCAAAGCCTGCAGCAGGTGGCCGACGAGGCGGAGGAGCGCGCCGAGCACCTGCAGCGGGAGGCCGATGCCGAGCGGCAGGCCCGGGAGCGG GCTGAGGCTGAAGTGGCTTCCCTCAACCGCCGTATCCAGCTGGTAGAGGAGGAGCTGGACCGTGCCCAGGAGCGTTTGGCCACTGCCCTGCAGAAGCTGGAGGAagctgagaaggcagctgatgaGAGCGAGAG AGGCATGAAGGTCATCGAAAACAGGGCCATGAAAGATGAAGAGAAGATGGAACTCCAGGAAATGCAGCTGAAGGAGGCGAAGCACATTGCAGAGGAGGCTGACCGCAAATATGAGGAG GTTGCCCGCAAGCTGGTCGTTCTTGAGGGAGAGCTGGAGCGCTCAGAGGAGAGGGCAGAGGTGGCAGAGAG TAAATGTGGTGACCTAGAGGAGGAGCTGAAAATTGTCACCAACAACTTGAAGTCCCTGGAGGCCCAGGCTGACAAG TATTCCACCAAGGAGGATAAGTATGAGGAGGAAATCAAGCTTCTGGGGGAAAAGCTGAAGGAG GCTGAGACCCGGGCGGAGTTTGCCGAGAGGTCTGTGGCGAAGCTGGAGAAAACCATTGATGACCTAGAAG AGCGCTCTCAGCAGGAGGCCGAAAAAAACCGTGTTCTCACTAATGAGCTGCGGGTCATCCTTACTGAACTTAACAACTGA
- the TPM2 gene encoding tropomyosin beta chain isoform X10, with the protein MASASSIDAVKKKIQSLQQVADEAEERAEHLQREADAERQARERAEAEVASLNRRIQLVEEELDRAQERLATALQKLEEAEKAADESERGMKVIENRAMKDEEKMELQEMQLKEAKHIAEEADRKYEEVARKLVVLEGELERSEERAEVAESRVRQLEEELRTMDQSLKSLIASEEEYSTKEDKYEEEIKLLGEKLKEAETRAEFAERSVAKLEKTIDDLEERSQQEAEKNRVLTNELRVILTELNN; encoded by the exons ATGGCCAGCGCCAGCTCCATCGATGCCGTCAAGAAGAAGATCCAAAGCCTGCAGCAGGTGGCCGACGAGGCGGAGGAGCGCGCCGAGCACCTGCAGCGGGAGGCCGATGCCGAGCGGCAGGCCCGGGAGCGG GCTGAGGCTGAAGTGGCTTCCCTCAACCGCCGTATCCAGCTGGTAGAGGAGGAGCTGGACCGTGCCCAGGAGCGTTTGGCCACTGCCCTGCAGAAGCTGGAGGAagctgagaaggcagctgatgaGAGCGAGAG AGGCATGAAGGTCATCGAAAACAGGGCCATGAAAGATGAAGAGAAGATGGAACTCCAGGAAATGCAGCTGAAGGAGGCGAAGCACATTGCAGAGGAGGCTGACCGCAAATATGAGGAG GTTGCCCGCAAGCTGGTCGTTCTTGAGGGAGAGCTGGAGCGCTCAGAGGAGAGGGCAGAGGTGGCAGAGAG CCGAGTGAGACAGTTGGAAGAAGAGCTGCGGACCATGGACCAGTCTCTCAAATCCCTCATTGCCTCAGAGGAAGAG TATTCCACCAAGGAGGATAAGTATGAGGAGGAAATCAAGCTTCTGGGGGAAAAGCTGAAGGAG GCTGAGACCCGGGCGGAGTTTGCCGAGAGGTCTGTGGCGAAGCTGGAGAAAACCATTGATGACCTAGAAG AGCGCTCTCAGCAGGAGGCCGAAAAAAACCGTGTTCTCACTAATGAGCTGCGGGTCATCCTTACTGAACTTAACAACTGA
- the TPM2 gene encoding tropomyosin beta chain, translating into MASASSIDAVKKKIQSLQQVADEAEERAEHLQREADAERQARERAEAEVASLNRRIQLVEEELDRAQERLATALQKLEEAEKAADESERGMKVIENRAMKDEEKMELQEMQLKEAKHIAEEADRKYEEVARKLVVLEGELERSEERAEVAESRVRQLEEELRTMDQSLKSLIASEEEYSTKEDKYEEEIKLLGEKLKEAETRAEFAERSVAKLEKTIDDLEESLASAKEENVGIHQVLDQTLLELNNL; encoded by the exons ATGGCCAGCGCCAGCTCCATCGATGCCGTCAAGAAGAAGATCCAAAGCCTGCAGCAGGTGGCCGACGAGGCGGAGGAGCGCGCCGAGCACCTGCAGCGGGAGGCCGATGCCGAGCGGCAGGCCCGGGAGCGG GCTGAGGCTGAAGTGGCTTCCCTCAACCGCCGTATCCAGCTGGTAGAGGAGGAGCTGGACCGTGCCCAGGAGCGTTTGGCCACTGCCCTGCAGAAGCTGGAGGAagctgagaaggcagctgatgaGAGCGAGAG AGGCATGAAGGTCATCGAAAACAGGGCCATGAAAGATGAAGAGAAGATGGAACTCCAGGAAATGCAGCTGAAGGAGGCGAAGCACATTGCAGAGGAGGCTGACCGCAAATATGAGGAG GTTGCCCGCAAGCTGGTCGTTCTTGAGGGAGAGCTGGAGCGCTCAGAGGAGAGGGCAGAGGTGGCAGAGAG CCGAGTGAGACAGTTGGAAGAAGAGCTGCGGACCATGGACCAGTCTCTCAAATCCCTCATTGCCTCAGAGGAAGAG TATTCCACCAAGGAGGATAAGTATGAGGAGGAAATCAAGCTTCTGGGGGAAAAGCTGAAGGAG GCTGAGACCCGGGCGGAGTTTGCCGAGAGGTCTGTGGCGAAGCTGGAGAAAACCATTGATGACCTAGAAG AGAGCCTGGCCAGTGCCAAAGAGGAGAACGTGGGGATACACCAGGTCCTGGACCAGACCTTACTGGAGCTGAACAAcctctga
- the LOC115491017 gene encoding gamma-secretase subunit Aph-1b, with amino-acid sequence MTLAVFFGCTFIAFGPAFGLFIFTIARDPLRIIILIAGAFFWLVSLLLSSLIWFIAVKASDPQDERLQKGLLIFGVMFSVLLQEAFRFLYYKLLRKAIEGLVALSEDGCSPISIQQMAYVAGVGFGLMSGAFSMINLLADALGPGTVGIHGDSQLYFLTSAFMTMVLIFLHTFWGILFFHGCEHRRWWEITAVVIMHLTVSGLSFCNPLYVGSLVPSYLLMAAAATWAYLLSGGSAQNLRRFLLCLRSGASPQPGS; translated from the exons ATGACGCTCGCCGTCTTCTTCGGGTGCACCTTTATCGCCTTCGGGCCCGCCTTCGGCCTCTTCATCTTCACCATCGCCCGCGACCCGCTCCGCATCATCATCCTCATCGCCGG GGCTTTCTTCTggctggtgtcactgctgctctcaTCCCTCATCTGGTTTATCGCAGTGAAAGCCAGCGACCCCCAGGATGAGCGGCTGCAGAAGGGGctcctgatttttggggtgatgttctctgtgctgctgcaggaggccTTCCGCTTCCTTTACTACAAGCTCCTCAG GAAGGCCATTGAGGGGCTGGTGGCCCTCAGTGAGGACGGCTGCTCCCCCATTTCCATTCAGCAAATGGCATATG TGGCTGGCGTGGGCTTTGGTCTCATGAGTGGCGCCTTCTCCATGATCAATCTCCTGGCAGATGCGTTAGGGCCTGGCACTGTGGGCATCCATGGGGATTCACAGCTGTATTTCCTGACCTCAG CTTTTATGACCATGGTGCTGATTTTCCTTCACACCTTCTGGGGAATCCTCTTCTTTCATGGCTGTGAGCACCGGCGCTGGTGGGAGATCACAGCAGTCGTTATCATGCATCTCACTGTTTCGGGGTTG TCATTTTGCAACCCCCTGTACGTGGGCAGCCTGGTGCCCTCCTACCTGCTgatggctgctgctgctaccTGGGCTTACCTACTCTCGGGTGGATCTGCGCAGAACCTGCGGCGCTTCCTGCTTT GTTTACGGAGCGGAGCAAGCCCCCAGCCAGGATCCTGA
- the LOC100226207 gene encoding carbonic anhydrase 9 isoform X2 — protein MNRAALRVSLLFPLLLLPSLGRAGSDQEHGGEETPHSPGKGHSHWSYEDLKHWSTDYLDCGGTKQSPINVDTAQAIFSPDLRPIQISGYSLPASEQLKLKNNGHTVVLELPDSLALTGGYAQQYRAAQLHLHWGSPSGPGSEHTINGHRFAAEIHVVHYNTKYDSFTEAMVHPDGLAVLGAFLEVGHGENQYYHEILKHLFEIQEVGQETSVPGFNIAGLLPANLKFYFHYNGSLTTPPCYQTVKWTIFNQTMLLSHHQMSMLVSTLRSPNDEILQNNYRPVQNLHGRRVLASFQATPPVKHIPGSGASATAEGHSSSFHAGDVLAVLFGVLFAVTALAFLLYIYKHRSQNARLDSPTKSKVIYTAASTENTA, from the exons ATGAACCGCGCCGCGCTGCGGGTCTCGCTCCTATTCCCGCTTCTGCTCCTGCCCTCCTTGGGCCGTGCCGGCTCCGACCAGGAACACGGCGGCGAAGAGACCCCGCATTCCCCGGGTAAAG gCCACAGCCACTGGAGCTATGAAG ACCTGAAGCACTGGAGTACAGACTACTTGGACTGTGGTGGCACCAAGCAGTCACCCATCAATGTTGACACAGCTCAGGCCATCTTCAGCCCTGACCTGCGGCCGATCCAGATCTCTGGCTACAGCCTGCCTGCCAGCGAGCAGCTCAAGCTGAAGAACAATGGGCACACAG TTGTCCTTGAGCTGCCTGACTCCCTGGCCCTCACTGGTGGCTATGCCCAGCAGTACCGAGCTGCacagctgcacctgcactggGGCTCCCCATCAGGACCCGGCTCGGAGCACACCATCAATGGCCATCGCTTTGCTGCCGAG ATCCATGTGGTCCACTACAATACCAAGTATGACAGCTTTACAGAGGCAATGGTTCACCCAGATGGCCTGGCTGTACTGGGAGCCTTTCTGGAG GTTGGGCATGGGGAGAACCAATACTACCATGAAATACTTAAGCATCTGTTTGAAATCCAAGAAGTAG GACAAGAAACCTCGGTGCCTGGATTCAACATTGCAGGTCTGCTGCCTGCCAACCTGAAATTCTACTTCCACTACAATGGCTCTCTGACCACCCCTCCCTGCTACCAGACAGTCAAATGGACAATCTTCAACCAGACCATGCTGCTCTCTCATCACCAG ATGTCAATGCTGGTTTCAACCCTGAGAAGCCCTAATGACGAGATTTTGCAGAACAACTACCGGCCAGTGCAGAACCTGCATGGGCGACGGGTACTGGCAAGCTTCCAGGCCACTCCTCCAGTGAAACACATTCCTG GCAGTGGTGCTTCAGCAACAGCAG aAGGACACTCCAGCTCATTTCATGCAG GAGatgtgctggctgtgctcttCGGGGTGCTCTttgctgtcacagcactggcCTTCCTGCTGTACATCTATAAGCACCGCAGCCAGAATGCACG GCTGGACTCGCCGACCAAATCCAAGGTCATCTACACGGCAGCCAGCACTGAGAACACTGCGTAA
- the LOC100226207 gene encoding carbonic anhydrase 14 isoform X1: MKKSGWEVQTHRANCQSPSLLFGSAEDCLLVCANDPESFGCTVHPCVPLVRSPGCSISAFPFLWDSQQPVAELAPHAAKSCSYPSSRTAGHAEQHAGHSHWSYEDLKHWSTDYLDCGGTKQSPINVDTAQAIFSPDLRPIQISGYSLPASEQLKLKNNGHTVVLELPDSLALTGGYAQQYRAAQLHLHWGSPSGPGSEHTINGHRFAAEIHVVHYNTKYDSFTEAMVHPDGLAVLGAFLEVGHGENQYYHEILKHLFEIQEVGQETSVPGFNIAGLLPANLKFYFHYNGSLTTPPCYQTVKWTIFNQTMLLSHHQMSMLVSTLRSPNDEILQNNYRPVQNLHGRRVLASFQATPPVKHIPGSGASATAEGHSSSFHAGDVLAVLFGVLFAVTALAFLLYIYKHRSQNARLDSPTKSKVIYTAASTENTA, translated from the exons ATGAAAAAGTCAGGATGGGAGGTGCAGACCCATAGGGCAAACTGCCAGTCTCCTTCCTTATTGTTTGGCTCTGCTGAGGATTGCCTCCTGGTCTGTGCAAATGATCCTGAGTCCTTTGGGTGCACAGTCCATCCCTGTGTGCCCTTGGTGAGGTCTCCTGGGTGCAGCATCAGTGCCTTTCCATTCCTGTGGGATTCACAGCAGCCAGTGGCTGAGCTGGCTCCTCACGCTGCCAAAAGCTGCTCCTACCCTTCCTCCCGGACTGCAGGACATGCGGAGCAGCACGCTG gCCACAGCCACTGGAGCTATGAAG ACCTGAAGCACTGGAGTACAGACTACTTGGACTGTGGTGGCACCAAGCAGTCACCCATCAATGTTGACACAGCTCAGGCCATCTTCAGCCCTGACCTGCGGCCGATCCAGATCTCTGGCTACAGCCTGCCTGCCAGCGAGCAGCTCAAGCTGAAGAACAATGGGCACACAG TTGTCCTTGAGCTGCCTGACTCCCTGGCCCTCACTGGTGGCTATGCCCAGCAGTACCGAGCTGCacagctgcacctgcactggGGCTCCCCATCAGGACCCGGCTCGGAGCACACCATCAATGGCCATCGCTTTGCTGCCGAG ATCCATGTGGTCCACTACAATACCAAGTATGACAGCTTTACAGAGGCAATGGTTCACCCAGATGGCCTGGCTGTACTGGGAGCCTTTCTGGAG GTTGGGCATGGGGAGAACCAATACTACCATGAAATACTTAAGCATCTGTTTGAAATCCAAGAAGTAG GACAAGAAACCTCGGTGCCTGGATTCAACATTGCAGGTCTGCTGCCTGCCAACCTGAAATTCTACTTCCACTACAATGGCTCTCTGACCACCCCTCCCTGCTACCAGACAGTCAAATGGACAATCTTCAACCAGACCATGCTGCTCTCTCATCACCAG ATGTCAATGCTGGTTTCAACCCTGAGAAGCCCTAATGACGAGATTTTGCAGAACAACTACCGGCCAGTGCAGAACCTGCATGGGCGACGGGTACTGGCAAGCTTCCAGGCCACTCCTCCAGTGAAACACATTCCTG GCAGTGGTGCTTCAGCAACAGCAG aAGGACACTCCAGCTCATTTCATGCAG GAGatgtgctggctgtgctcttCGGGGTGCTCTttgctgtcacagcactggcCTTCCTGCTGTACATCTATAAGCACCGCAGCCAGAATGCACG GCTGGACTCGCCGACCAAATCCAAGGTCATCTACACGGCAGCCAGCACTGAGAACACTGCGTAA